In one Solanum lycopersicum chromosome 11, SLM_r2.1 genomic region, the following are encoded:
- the LOC101249980 gene encoding uncharacterized protein isoform X2 — MTSLAIFNQWTVMAEHNNQTLTMNVPSVRTFKKINPLIHFHRLSLYNHHSQFQLCFSQSSYNDTHENPHSFVTKGFILIIFSFTLLSLRIISTILLPEFPQRWSRLIAFSKQAESEVMSSCPHHLIRAVVAYEDRRFFSHFGVDPVGIARAVLSLSSRGGGSTITQQLVRISFLKNERTVLRKTVEMILALALEGTISKMEILSAYLCKIYWGHGIFGIQSASKLYFGKHISLLSLGECAMLAAMIPAPELRSPFRDSSRGKTFQARVLKRMVEFGFLDVEMASIAVKQHLRFNSGSLDHPDGSLVISSFSKEHSSTNTKSDGDLFSTIKRVWDWEAESKIWEVKEDMDRWATGIKRLENIDDSKFKSKLLFIIRGM; from the exons ATGACCTCACTGGCCATCTTCAATCAATGGACAGTCATGGCGGAACACAATAACCAAACACTCACCATGAATGTACCCTCTGTGAGAACATTCAAGAAAATCAACCCATTAATCCATTTCCATAGACTCTCTCTTTACAATCATCATTCGCAGTTCCAACTTTGCTTTTCCCAATCTTCCTACAATGATACTCACGAAAATCCCCATTCATTTGTGACAAAAGGTTTCATTCTTATAATCTTCTCATTCACTCTTCTTTCCCTTCGTATAATTTCCACTATTCTTCTTCCTGAGTTTCCTCAAAGATGGAGTCGACTCATTGCATTCTCTAAACAAGCTGAATCGGAGGTGATGAGTAGTTGTCCACACCATTTGATCCGAGCTGTGGTTGCCTATGAGGATAGACGATTCTTTAGCCATTTTGGCGTCGACCCAGTTGGTATTGCTCGTGCTGTTTTGTCACTCTCGTCTCGTGGTGGCGGAAGCACCATTACCCAACAG CTTGTCAGAATCTCATTCTTGAAGAATGAACGCACAGTCTTGAGGAAAACTGTTGAGATGATTCTGGCTTTAGCACTCGAGGGAACAATCTCGAAAATGGAAATCTTGAGTGCTTATTTGTGTAAG ATATATTGGGGACATGGTATTTTTGGTATTCAATCTGCATCAAAATTGTATTTTGGAAAGCACATATCCCTTCTTAGCTTGGGAGAATGTGCTATGCTTGCAGCAATGATACCAGCGCCAGAGCTCCGGTCACCATTCAGGGACAGTAGCAG AGGAAAAACTTTCCAGGCTAGAGTTCTGAAAAGGATGGTGGAATTCGGATTTCTTGATGTAGAGATGGCAAGCATTGCTGTAAAACAACATCTCAGATTTAATTCTGGAAGCCTGGATCATCCAGATGGGTCCTTGGTTATATCGTCTTTCTCCAAAGAG CATTCAAGTACCAACACAAAGTCTGATGGAGATTTATTCTCGACCATTAAGAGAGTTTGGGACTGGGAAGCAGAAAGCAAAATCTGGGAAGTGAAAGAGGACATGGACAGATGGGCAACTGGTATAAAACGATTGGAAAACATCGATGATTCCAAGTTCAAATCAAAACTTCTTTTCATTATCAGAG GAATGTGA
- the LOC101250268 gene encoding uncharacterized protein has translation MAYVERGVVKSKRSIWRLKTITDFFWSIINFISVFFVTMFSMEKTDSYRKGSGSSKKWDGGGPGGPGSGPYGGGPRGPPRGMDNVRGIDHSSLPACGSCCG, from the exons ATGGCTTACGTCGAGAGAG GTGTGGTGAAATCGAAGCGTTCTATATGGCGATTGAAGACTATCACTGATTTCTTTTGGTCCATCATCAACTTCATTAGCGTGTTTTTTGTTACTATGTTTTCG ATGGAAAAAACAGACTCCTACAGAAAAGGTTCAGGATCCAGCAAGAAGTGGGACGGAGGTGGTCCCGGAGGTCCTGGAAGTGGTCCATATGGTGGTGGTCCACGTGGGCCACCCCGTGGGATGGACAATGTCCGAGGCATTGACCACA GTTCTCTTCCTGCCTGTGGTTCTTGCTGCGGATAA
- the LOC101249980 gene encoding uncharacterized protein isoform X1, producing MTSLAIFNQWTVMAEHNNQTLTMNVPSVRTFKKINPLIHFHRLSLYNHHSQFQLCFSQSSYNDTHENPHSFVTKGFILIIFSFTLLSLRIISTILLPEFPQRWSRLIAFSKQAESEVMSSCPHHLIRAVVAYEDRRFFSHFGVDPVGIARAVLSLSSRGGGSTITQQLVRISFLKNERTVLRKTVEMILALALEGTISKMEILSAYLCKIYWGHGIFGIQSASKLYFGKHISLLSLGECAMLAAMIPAPELRSPFRDSSRGKTFQARVLKRMVEFGFLDVEMASIAVKQHLRFNSGSLDHPDGSLVISSFSKEHSSTNTKSDGDLFSTIKRVWDWEAESKIWEVKEDMDRWATGIKRLENIDDSKFKSKLLFIIRVLLPKVN from the exons ATGACCTCACTGGCCATCTTCAATCAATGGACAGTCATGGCGGAACACAATAACCAAACACTCACCATGAATGTACCCTCTGTGAGAACATTCAAGAAAATCAACCCATTAATCCATTTCCATAGACTCTCTCTTTACAATCATCATTCGCAGTTCCAACTTTGCTTTTCCCAATCTTCCTACAATGATACTCACGAAAATCCCCATTCATTTGTGACAAAAGGTTTCATTCTTATAATCTTCTCATTCACTCTTCTTTCCCTTCGTATAATTTCCACTATTCTTCTTCCTGAGTTTCCTCAAAGATGGAGTCGACTCATTGCATTCTCTAAACAAGCTGAATCGGAGGTGATGAGTAGTTGTCCACACCATTTGATCCGAGCTGTGGTTGCCTATGAGGATAGACGATTCTTTAGCCATTTTGGCGTCGACCCAGTTGGTATTGCTCGTGCTGTTTTGTCACTCTCGTCTCGTGGTGGCGGAAGCACCATTACCCAACAG CTTGTCAGAATCTCATTCTTGAAGAATGAACGCACAGTCTTGAGGAAAACTGTTGAGATGATTCTGGCTTTAGCACTCGAGGGAACAATCTCGAAAATGGAAATCTTGAGTGCTTATTTGTGTAAG ATATATTGGGGACATGGTATTTTTGGTATTCAATCTGCATCAAAATTGTATTTTGGAAAGCACATATCCCTTCTTAGCTTGGGAGAATGTGCTATGCTTGCAGCAATGATACCAGCGCCAGAGCTCCGGTCACCATTCAGGGACAGTAGCAG AGGAAAAACTTTCCAGGCTAGAGTTCTGAAAAGGATGGTGGAATTCGGATTTCTTGATGTAGAGATGGCAAGCATTGCTGTAAAACAACATCTCAGATTTAATTCTGGAAGCCTGGATCATCCAGATGGGTCCTTGGTTATATCGTCTTTCTCCAAAGAG CATTCAAGTACCAACACAAAGTCTGATGGAGATTTATTCTCGACCATTAAGAGAGTTTGGGACTGGGAAGCAGAAAGCAAAATCTGGGAAGTGAAAGAGGACATGGACAGATGGGCAACTGGTATAAAACGATTGGAAAACATCGATGATTCCAAGTTCAAATCAAAACTTCTTTTCATTATCAGAG TGCTTTTGCCAAAGGTGAATTAA
- the LOC101249699 gene encoding flavonol synthase/flavanone 3-hydroxylase, which translates to MKTIQGQSSPTSLTMEVARVQAISSITKCMDTIPSEYIRSENEQPAATTLQGVVLEVPVIDLSKVDDDEEKLVKEMVEASKEWGIFQVINHGIPDEVIENLQRVGKEFFEEVAQEEKELIAKKEGAKSLEGYGTSLQKEIEGKKGWVDHLFHKIWPPPAINYHYWPKNPPSYREANEEYAKCLRKVANSIFRSLSLGLGLEGHEMMEAAGGEDIVYMLKINYYPPCPRPDLALGVVAHTDMSHITLLVPNEVQGLQVFKDGHWYDVNYIPNAIIVHIGDQVEILSNGKYKSVYHRTTVNKHKTRMSWPVFLEPSSEHEVGPIPKLINEANPPKFKTKKYKDYVYCKLNKLPQ; encoded by the exons atgaaaacaatTCAAGGTCAGAGTTCACCAACATCATTGACAATGGAGGTAGCAAGGGTCCAAGCAATATCGTCGATAACGAAATGCATGGACACAATACCATCAGAATATATTCGTTCAGAGAACGAACAGCCTGCAGCGACAACGCTGCAGGGAGTGGTACTTGAAGTACCAGTCATCGACCTGAGTAAGGTCGATGACGATGAAGAGAAGTTGGTTAAGGAAATGGTTGAGGCTAGTAAAGAGTGGGGTATTTTTCAAGTGATAAATCATGGGATACCTGATGAAGTGATTGAGAATTTGCAAAGAGTTGGTAAGGAATTTTTTGAAGAAGTAGCACAAGAGGAAAAAGAATTGATTGCAAAGAAGGAAGGGGCAAAAAGTTTAGAAGGATATGGTACTAGTTTGCAAAAGGAAATTGAAGGCAAAAAAGGTTGGGTTGATCATTTGTTTCATAAGATTTGGCCTCCTCCTGCTATTAACTATCATTATTGGCCAAAAAATCCTCCTTCATACAG ggAAGCAAATGAGGAATATGCAAAGTGTCTGAGAAAAGTTGCTAATAGTATCTTTAGGAGCTTATCACTTGGGCTTGGTTTGGAAGGCCATGAAATGATGGAGGCAGCTGGTGGTGAAGACATAGTTTACATGTTAAAGATCAATTATTATCCACCATGTCCAAGGCCTGATTTGGCTCTTGGAGTTGTGGCTCATACTGATATGTCCCATATCACCCTTCTTGTCCCAAATGAAGTCCAAGGACTCCAAGTGTTTAAAGATGGTCATTGGTATGATGTCAACTACATACCAAATGCTATAATTGTCCACATTGGTGACCAAGTTGAG ATTCTTAGCAATGGGAAATACAAGAGTGTGTACCATAGGACAACAGTGAACAAACACAAGACAAGAATGTCATGGCCTGTTTTCTTGGAGCCCTCATCAGAGCATGAAGTTGGGCCAATCCCTAAGTTGATTAATGAGGCCAACCCACCAAAATTCAAGACCAAGAAGTACAAGGATTATGTCTATTGTAAGCTTAACAAACTTCCACAATGA